A region of Pyxidicoccus parkwaysis DNA encodes the following proteins:
- a CDS encoding methylase, giving the protein MSSLDTQTRGRTSRGRLRALDAYLCHAERELLSRRDGPWAHAVFVDVGFGEHPWTTLESAAAFRTLHPELTVIGVELDPERARAAAAHADARTHFREGGFALPLRDDEPARLVRAMNLLRQGPPERVPEVHHTLARFLLPSGLVVEGSADPEGAILTAHLLRRGADADAPPHREALLFHTDFRHGFAPLLFRDWLPRDLRRRVRPGEPIHAFFSEWDAAWREARAAGHTAPRDVFRETAPRLASRTNGVVMDAWLGEQGYLVWKPEGGIRP; this is encoded by the coding sequence ATGTCGTCGCTCGACACCCAGACGCGTGGACGCACCTCGCGAGGCCGCCTGCGCGCCCTGGACGCGTACCTGTGCCACGCCGAGCGCGAGCTGCTCTCCCGTCGCGATGGCCCGTGGGCCCACGCCGTCTTCGTCGACGTCGGCTTCGGCGAGCACCCGTGGACCACACTGGAGAGCGCCGCCGCCTTTCGTACCCTCCACCCGGAGCTGACCGTCATCGGTGTGGAGCTGGACCCGGAGCGCGCCCGCGCCGCCGCGGCCCACGCCGACGCCCGCACCCACTTCCGCGAGGGAGGCTTCGCGCTGCCACTGCGCGACGACGAGCCCGCCCGCCTCGTGCGCGCCATGAACCTGCTGCGCCAGGGCCCGCCCGAGCGCGTCCCCGAGGTCCATCACACGCTGGCGCGCTTCCTCCTCCCCTCCGGCCTCGTCGTCGAGGGCAGCGCGGACCCGGAAGGGGCCATCCTCACCGCGCACCTGCTGCGCCGTGGCGCCGACGCGGACGCGCCTCCCCACCGCGAGGCCCTCCTCTTCCACACGGACTTCCGCCACGGCTTCGCGCCGCTGCTCTTCCGCGACTGGCTGCCCCGGGATTTGCGCCGCCGCGTGAGGCCCGGCGAGCCCATCCACGCCTTCTTCTCCGAGTGGGACGCCGCCTGGCGCGAGGCCCGAGCCGCGGGCCACACCGCACCCCGCGACGTCTTCCGCGAGACGGCGCCGCGCCTCGCCTCCCGCACCAATGGTGTGGTGATGGACGCATGGCTGGGCGAGCAGGGCTACCTCGTCTGGAAGCCCGAGGGCGGCATCCGTCCCTGA
- a CDS encoding carboxylate--amine ligase has product MVEEAPRARVEGRPSVLLFSASFYGTLAAARCFGRNGIDVTVADPAKLGPASWSRYVGRRVQCPPESRAEDFVAWLLDFGRREPMRHVLYPTSDELAWLVSVHREALSELFHLYDPGIGAVYGLLNKRKLFEVGQEVGLRLPRTWFPESEKDLDAIAHEARFPVLIKPTTQILYSTHRKGHPVSEPSQLAEEYRAFSRDGYADMLVRFDPAVARPMVQEFHPEAAQGIYSLSGFVDETGELFEVRGAMKVLQRPRRLGVGVCFESAPVREDLADGLKRLCKRLGYHGVFEVEFIQTKDDFLLIDFNPRYYGQMGFDIARGLPLPLLAYHAALGDRDSLMREVKAAREWRGRGEVFCNRIALEMLLNLQRLSGALPGEEARQWRQWLESHRGVSVDPLIDSDDLVPTAVELAQILYVSARHPRAFLRSMVLNR; this is encoded by the coding sequence ATGGTGGAAGAGGCACCCCGGGCGCGCGTGGAGGGCCGGCCGTCCGTGCTGCTCTTCTCCGCGAGCTTCTACGGCACGCTCGCGGCCGCGCGCTGTTTCGGGCGCAACGGCATCGACGTCACGGTGGCGGACCCCGCGAAGCTGGGCCCCGCCAGCTGGTCCCGCTACGTCGGGCGCCGCGTCCAGTGCCCTCCTGAATCCCGCGCCGAGGACTTCGTGGCGTGGCTCTTGGACTTCGGCCGCCGCGAGCCGATGCGGCACGTGCTCTACCCCACGAGCGACGAGCTCGCCTGGCTGGTCTCCGTCCACCGCGAAGCGCTCTCCGAGCTCTTCCACCTCTATGACCCGGGCATCGGCGCCGTCTACGGCCTGCTCAACAAGCGCAAGCTCTTCGAGGTAGGCCAGGAGGTGGGCCTGCGGCTGCCGCGCACGTGGTTCCCCGAGTCCGAGAAGGACCTGGACGCCATCGCCCACGAGGCGCGCTTCCCCGTCCTCATCAAGCCCACCACGCAGATTCTCTACTCCACCCACCGCAAGGGCCACCCGGTGTCCGAGCCCTCGCAGCTCGCGGAGGAGTACCGTGCCTTCTCGCGCGACGGGTACGCGGACATGCTGGTGCGGTTCGACCCTGCGGTGGCCCGGCCCATGGTGCAGGAGTTCCACCCCGAGGCCGCGCAGGGCATCTACAGCCTCTCCGGCTTCGTGGACGAGACGGGCGAGTTGTTCGAGGTGCGCGGCGCCATGAAGGTGCTCCAGCGTCCCCGGCGCCTGGGCGTGGGCGTGTGCTTCGAGTCCGCCCCCGTGCGCGAGGATTTGGCCGACGGGCTCAAGCGCCTGTGCAAGCGCCTGGGCTACCACGGCGTCTTCGAGGTGGAGTTCATCCAGACGAAGGACGACTTCCTCCTCATCGACTTCAACCCCCGCTACTACGGGCAGATGGGCTTCGACATCGCCCGGGGCCTGCCGCTGCCGCTGCTCGCGTACCACGCGGCGCTGGGCGACAGGGACTCGCTCATGCGCGAGGTGAAGGCCGCGCGCGAGTGGCGCGGCCGCGGCGAGGTCTTCTGCAACCGGATTGCGCTGGAGATGCTGCTCAACCTCCAGCGGCTGTCCGGCGCGCTCCCGGGCGAGGAAGCGCGCCAGTGGCGGCAGTGGCTGGAGTCACACCGTGGCGTGTCGGTGGACCCGCTCATCGACTCGGATGACCTGGTGCCCACCGCGGTGGAGCTGGCGCAGATTCTCTACGTCTCCGCGCGCCACCCCCGCGCCTTCCTGCGCTCCATGGTGCTCAACCGCTGA
- a CDS encoding OPT/YSL family transporter: MAQPAPQRPLPPASPDVPASEGVQQRFGWLPEVGTWKYHALLSAVALLILGPLGGIAASYMNFSVGFFVGGQVLAGILGSAVTYGYGAEGKHGANYMQTMAASVASLCAMSVLIQAMVWLGMEMPPAWHLMLFVGCVGMFAVGVGMLYTPLLVDKLQLDYPSGLAVANILRALTDKRLLKASISKLGGGTLLGAVTAWLTEKVAFVGAIGTSAATVGAGMIVGSRITVPGIVMAAVGLVLLPSFREWGWLGPNEPFRKIGFLVGLAMICGAAAVDLSLLAVQAAAKIRARASEAVSAEEESWKKVNMGRLMAWVVGWGAATLLVGTLVLHQPLGWLLLGLALALLFVLINGISYGITDQNPISSAFVISVMLMSLMGLKNPLVGLMGATILLVSTSVGVDMQQDRSTGWRLGTNRVLQFRYQVLGVTVGALLCVGLAKVFMAAYPALTINQLDNPKAEVGQWGSAMTYKLVGAIRGLGTLSDVTVKLLLIGLAIGFVTQAVRKGLLSRPGYQRFIKGSRTGFVVGWMMDSLLLSSPYASSFGGFVNFPVALWFGAGGIFTSAWNTLAQRGQKAHAAGSPGQGEALPEDMSSMSLIGGGLIAGESLFFLIAGMIGLASLLA, encoded by the coding sequence ATGGCACAACCCGCTCCCCAGCGTCCCCTGCCCCCTGCCTCTCCCGATGTGCCCGCTTCCGAGGGCGTCCAGCAGCGCTTCGGCTGGCTTCCCGAGGTGGGCACGTGGAAGTACCACGCGCTCCTCAGCGCGGTGGCGCTCCTCATCCTCGGCCCGCTGGGCGGCATCGCCGCCTCGTACATGAACTTCAGCGTGGGCTTCTTCGTGGGCGGCCAGGTGCTCGCGGGCATCCTCGGCAGTGCCGTCACGTATGGCTATGGCGCGGAAGGCAAGCACGGCGCCAACTACATGCAGACGATGGCCGCGTCGGTGGCCTCGCTGTGCGCCATGTCCGTGCTGATTCAAGCCATGGTGTGGCTGGGCATGGAGATGCCGCCCGCGTGGCACCTGATGCTCTTCGTCGGCTGCGTGGGCATGTTCGCCGTGGGAGTGGGCATGCTCTACACGCCGTTGCTCGTGGACAAGCTCCAGCTCGACTACCCGTCGGGCCTGGCCGTCGCGAACATCCTCCGCGCGCTCACCGACAAGCGGCTGCTCAAGGCGTCCATCTCCAAGCTCGGCGGCGGCACGCTGCTGGGCGCGGTGACGGCGTGGCTGACGGAGAAGGTGGCCTTCGTGGGCGCCATCGGCACGAGCGCCGCCACGGTGGGCGCCGGCATGATTGTGGGCAGCCGCATCACCGTGCCCGGCATCGTCATGGCTGCTGTCGGCCTGGTACTGCTGCCCTCCTTCCGCGAGTGGGGCTGGCTGGGCCCCAATGAGCCCTTCCGCAAGATTGGCTTCCTCGTGGGCCTGGCCATGATTTGCGGCGCGGCGGCAGTGGACCTGTCGCTGCTCGCGGTGCAGGCGGCGGCGAAGATTCGCGCCCGCGCCTCGGAAGCAGTGAGCGCGGAAGAGGAGTCCTGGAAGAAGGTCAACATGGGCCGGCTGATGGCCTGGGTGGTGGGCTGGGGAGCGGCGACGCTGCTGGTGGGGACGCTGGTGCTGCATCAGCCGCTGGGCTGGCTCCTCCTGGGGCTCGCGCTGGCGCTGCTCTTCGTGCTCATCAACGGCATCTCCTACGGCATCACCGACCAGAACCCCATCTCCAGCGCGTTCGTCATCTCCGTGATGCTGATGTCGCTGATGGGGCTGAAGAACCCGCTGGTGGGGCTGATGGGTGCCACGATTCTGCTCGTCTCCACCTCGGTGGGCGTGGACATGCAGCAGGACCGCTCCACCGGATGGCGCCTGGGCACCAACCGCGTGCTCCAGTTCCGCTACCAGGTGCTCGGCGTCACCGTGGGCGCGCTGTTGTGCGTCGGGCTGGCGAAGGTGTTCATGGCGGCCTACCCCGCGCTCACCATCAACCAGCTCGACAACCCCAAGGCCGAGGTGGGCCAGTGGGGCTCGGCGATGACCTACAAGCTGGTGGGCGCCATCCGCGGCCTGGGCACGCTGTCGGACGTCACGGTGAAGCTGCTGCTCATCGGCCTCGCCATCGGCTTCGTGACTCAAGCCGTGCGCAAGGGCCTCTTGAGCCGCCCCGGCTACCAGCGCTTCATCAAGGGCTCGCGGACGGGCTTCGTGGTGGGGTGGATGATGGACTCCCTGCTGCTGTCGAGCCCCTATGCCTCGTCCTTCGGCGGCTTCGTGAACTTCCCGGTGGCGCTGTGGTTCGGCGCGGGCGGCATCTTCACCTCGGCGTGGAACACCCTGGCGCAGCGCGGCCAGAAGGCCCACGCCGCGGGCAGCCCCGGCCAGGGCGAGGCGCTTCCGGAAGACATGAGCAGCATGTCCCTCATCGGCGGCGGCCTCATCGCCGGCGAGTCGCTCTTCTTCCTCATCGCCGGGATGATTGGCCTCGCGTCGCTGCTCGCGTGA
- a CDS encoding MBL fold metallo-hydrolase has translation MRLTLHRGVSLAVLASARTEADHHEDLGCSIQGPTARPVRRAHLPLKRQVALLGREGTLHDADALVRWLEDTPRYAALCEDGKRRRLGRRVLRREVLFPDATRHRPRVLHLRQESLGLDVPVRTSEWPHVADLFATLARGATRAELRALSVVPVVAELLADMGQAGWLVKHEAPVEVPGPGALFVGHNTVLVSGREARVLVDPYFRPSGLVDSRGYQPMQPRDVGRVDAVVITHSHGDHFHLGSLLPLPRDTRIFVPRVARESLFSTDCALRLAQLGFTRVEPLRWGESRQVGDVTVRALPFHGEQPTDEEGPYKDLFNEGNAWLVRAPGFTSAFFADSGHDVRGDMRDVCRKVLREEGPVDVLFCGVRGFKLAPIFFGFTTLDAFLVNVPRGALTKPQQLMAGPEEALHYGELLGARYVVPCADGGAPWYWREGMGPRYEGYPGQPVSGASLMDENPDADPYPERLADVRRAVKHGPQALLLRPGEALAWKGRRKPEVVRYAGFTWPFGSVA, from the coding sequence ATGCGACTCACCCTGCATCGCGGCGTCAGCCTGGCCGTCCTCGCGTCGGCCCGGACGGAGGCCGACCACCACGAGGACCTGGGCTGCAGCATCCAGGGCCCCACCGCGCGCCCCGTGCGCCGGGCCCACCTGCCGCTCAAGCGACAGGTCGCCCTGCTCGGTCGCGAGGGCACGCTGCATGATGCGGATGCGCTGGTGCGCTGGCTCGAGGACACGCCCCGCTACGCGGCCCTCTGTGAAGACGGGAAGCGGCGCCGCCTGGGCCGTCGCGTGCTGCGGCGCGAGGTGCTCTTCCCGGACGCCACGCGGCACCGCCCGCGCGTGCTGCACCTGCGCCAGGAGTCACTGGGCCTGGACGTCCCCGTGCGCACGTCCGAGTGGCCCCACGTCGCGGACCTCTTCGCCACGCTGGCCCGGGGTGCCACCCGCGCGGAATTGCGCGCGCTGTCCGTCGTGCCCGTGGTGGCGGAGTTGCTGGCGGATATGGGGCAGGCCGGCTGGCTGGTGAAGCACGAGGCGCCGGTGGAGGTGCCCGGGCCCGGAGCCCTCTTCGTGGGGCACAACACGGTGCTGGTGTCCGGCCGCGAGGCGCGCGTGCTTGTGGACCCGTACTTCCGGCCCTCGGGGCTCGTGGACTCACGAGGCTACCAGCCCATGCAACCGAGGGACGTGGGCCGGGTGGACGCGGTGGTCATCACCCACTCGCACGGGGACCACTTCCACCTGGGCTCGCTGCTGCCGCTGCCTCGGGACACGCGCATCTTCGTGCCGCGCGTCGCGCGCGAGAGCCTGTTCTCCACCGACTGCGCGCTGAGGCTTGCGCAGCTCGGCTTCACGCGCGTGGAGCCGCTGCGCTGGGGCGAGTCGCGGCAGGTGGGCGACGTCACCGTGCGCGCGCTGCCCTTCCATGGCGAGCAGCCCACGGACGAGGAGGGGCCCTACAAGGACCTCTTCAACGAGGGCAATGCGTGGCTGGTGCGCGCGCCGGGCTTCACGTCGGCCTTCTTCGCGGACTCGGGACACGACGTGCGCGGGGACATGCGCGACGTGTGCCGGAAGGTGCTGCGCGAGGAGGGGCCGGTGGACGTGCTCTTCTGCGGCGTGCGCGGCTTCAAGCTGGCGCCCATCTTCTTCGGCTTCACCACGCTGGACGCGTTCCTCGTCAACGTGCCGCGCGGGGCGCTGACGAAGCCGCAGCAGCTCATGGCCGGGCCGGAGGAGGCGCTGCACTACGGCGAGCTCCTGGGCGCGCGCTACGTGGTGCCGTGCGCGGACGGCGGAGCGCCCTGGTACTGGCGCGAGGGCATGGGGCCTCGCTACGAGGGCTATCCCGGCCAGCCGGTGAGCGGTGCGAGCCTCATGGATGAGAACCCGGACGCGGACCCGTATCCGGAGCGGCTCGCGGACGTGCGGCGCGCTGTGAAGCATGGGCCTCAGGCACTGCTGCTGCGGCCCGGAGAGGCTTTGGCGTGGAAGGGGCGGAGGAAGCCGGAGGTGGTGCGCTACGCCGGCTTCACCTGGCCGTTCGGCTCGGTGGCCTGA